Proteins encoded within one genomic window of Xylophilus sp. GOD-11R:
- a CDS encoding LysR family transcriptional regulator, producing MHQRIDLNSLSSFMVVARERSFTRAAAQLGVTQSALSHSMRTLEERMGVRLLARTTRGASPTEAGERLLSRLSPHYAGIAAELTAIGELRDRPSGTIRITTADHAATTILWPKLSKLLPLYPDIQIEINIGYGLVDIVAERFDAGVRIGDQIARDMIAVRISPDFRMTVAASPAYFERYPRPVTPQDLTGHNCGNLRLTTQGGLYAWEFQREGKALAVQVPGQVIFNSSARLVTAALEGHVLTYAPEDAIQPHVEAGRLVRVLDEWCPTFPGYHLYYPSRRQALPAFALVVEALRLRD from the coding sequence ATGCACCAGCGAATCGATCTCAACAGCCTGTCTTCCTTCATGGTCGTCGCCCGCGAGCGCAGCTTTACCCGCGCGGCGGCACAGCTGGGGGTGACCCAATCGGCGCTCAGCCACAGCATGCGCACGCTCGAGGAGCGCATGGGCGTGCGCCTGCTGGCGCGCACCACGCGGGGCGCATCGCCCACGGAGGCCGGCGAGCGGCTGCTCTCGCGCCTGTCGCCGCACTACGCCGGTATCGCCGCCGAGCTGACCGCCATCGGCGAGCTGCGCGACCGTCCCTCCGGCACGATCCGCATCACCACCGCCGACCACGCGGCCACCACCATCCTCTGGCCCAAGCTGTCGAAGCTCCTGCCGCTCTACCCGGACATCCAGATCGAGATCAACATCGGCTACGGCCTCGTCGACATCGTGGCCGAGCGTTTCGACGCCGGCGTGCGCATCGGCGACCAGATCGCCCGCGACATGATCGCGGTGCGCATCTCGCCGGACTTCCGCATGACCGTGGCCGCGTCGCCGGCGTATTTCGAGCGTTATCCGCGCCCGGTCACGCCGCAGGATCTCACTGGCCACAACTGCGGCAACCTGCGGCTCACCACGCAGGGCGGGCTCTACGCCTGGGAGTTCCAGCGCGAGGGCAAGGCGCTGGCGGTGCAGGTGCCGGGGCAGGTCATCTTCAACAGCTCGGCCCGGCTGGTGACGGCCGCGCTCGAAGGCCATGTGCTGACCTACGCGCCGGAAGACGCGATCCAGCCGCACGTGGAGGCCGGCCGGCTGGTGCGGGTGCTCGACGAGTGGTGTCCCACCTTTCCCGGCTACCACCTCTACTACCCGAGCCGGCGCCAGGCCCTGCCGGCCTTCGCGCTGGTGGTGGAGGCGCTGCGCCTGCGCGACTGA
- a CDS encoding cytochrome c — MKFHALFTTASSRARPLALALLAVALATPLVLSWAAPTATAVQRPNGPPATVTAAPHLPLPDIQANTGTDSVQRGAYLARAGDCVACHTAPGGKPFAGGLPMATPIGTLFTSNITPDPKTGIGGYSFEDFDQAVRHGYAKGKGSLLPAMPYPSYARVSEQDMRDLYAYFTKGVQPVEQEPPANTIAWPLSMRWPLGIWRRVFAPDPVEVQASAEAAAPTAQGVLRGAYLVEGLGHCGTCHTPRSSLTMQEKALTASDPLFLAGGGVLEGWQAKNLRGDQDGLGRWSEQDIVDLLKTGRNRDTAVFGGMADVVQHSTQYLSASDLQSIAVYLKTLPAAQSTATVWRDDPSTADALWKGDDRAPGSALFLDNCAACHRSDGKGYGEVFPALAGNSAVLTQDPHNLVAMILHGGRTPATGSRPSGIAMPSFGWRLSNDQVADLANFVRSGWGNAAPAVTASQVHKIRESTVEAHADARAQALPQKKP; from the coding sequence ATGAAATTCCACGCTCTTTTCACCACCGCATCCAGCCGTGCACGGCCACTCGCCCTGGCCTTGCTGGCCGTGGCGCTGGCCACGCCGCTGGTGCTGTCGTGGGCCGCACCGACGGCGACCGCCGTGCAGCGCCCGAACGGCCCGCCCGCCACGGTCACCGCTGCACCGCATCTGCCCCTGCCCGATATCCAGGCCAACACCGGCACCGACAGCGTGCAGCGTGGCGCCTACCTGGCGCGCGCCGGCGACTGCGTGGCCTGCCACACCGCGCCCGGCGGCAAGCCCTTCGCGGGCGGCCTGCCCATGGCCACGCCGATCGGCACGCTGTTCACCTCCAACATCACGCCGGACCCCAAGACCGGCATCGGCGGCTACAGCTTCGAAGACTTCGACCAGGCCGTGCGCCACGGCTACGCCAAGGGCAAGGGCAGCCTGTTGCCCGCCATGCCGTATCCGTCGTACGCACGGGTGAGCGAGCAGGACATGCGCGACCTCTACGCCTACTTCACCAAGGGCGTGCAGCCGGTGGAACAGGAGCCGCCGGCCAACACCATTGCCTGGCCGCTGTCGATGCGCTGGCCGCTGGGCATCTGGCGCCGGGTGTTCGCACCCGATCCGGTCGAGGTGCAGGCTTCGGCCGAAGCCGCCGCGCCGACGGCGCAGGGCGTGTTGCGCGGTGCCTATCTGGTCGAGGGCCTGGGCCACTGCGGCACCTGCCACACGCCGCGCAGTTCGCTGACCATGCAGGAGAAGGCGCTCACCGCGTCCGACCCGCTGTTCCTGGCCGGCGGCGGCGTGCTCGAAGGCTGGCAGGCCAAGAACCTGCGCGGCGACCAGGACGGCCTGGGCCGCTGGAGCGAGCAGGACATCGTCGACCTGCTCAAGACCGGCCGCAACCGCGACACGGCGGTGTTCGGTGGCATGGCCGACGTGGTGCAGCACAGCACGCAGTACCTGAGCGCGTCGGACCTGCAATCGATCGCGGTCTACCTCAAGACCCTGCCGGCCGCACAGAGCACCGCAACCGTTTGGCGCGACGACCCGAGCACCGCCGACGCGCTGTGGAAGGGCGACGACCGCGCGCCAGGATCTGCGCTGTTCCTGGACAACTGCGCCGCCTGCCACCGCTCCGACGGCAAGGGCTACGGCGAGGTGTTTCCGGCGCTGGCGGGCAACAGCGCGGTGCTGACCCAGGATCCGCACAACCTCGTCGCGATGATCCTGCACGGCGGCCGCACGCCGGCCACCGGCTCGCGGCCTTCGGGCATCGCCATGCCGTCCTTCGGCTGGCGCCTGTCCAACGATCAGGTGGCCGACCTGGCGAACTTCGTGCGATCGGGCTGGGGCAACGCGGCACCGGCCGTCACCGCCAGCCAGGTACACAAGATCCGCGAAAGCACCGTCGAGGCGCATGCCGACGCCCGGGCGCAGGCACTGCCCCAGAAAAAGCCCTGA
- a CDS encoding tripartite tricarboxylate transporter substrate binding protein produces MQRRELLALLAASAAGAPLSQAQAQPQVVRVLVGATPGGGTDLVARSLAQEMTRTLGRQVIVDNRPGAAGNIAAQAIASAQPDGGNLLLSYTSHAINASLYTNLPFDPVKDFTPIFGVASAPAILVTHPDLPAKNIRELIALAKSKPAKLNIAIAGIGSANHLAGEMLKRNAGIDIVSVPYKGTGPALADVMAGQIDLVFSGVAAAQELIKGGKLKALGVSSGKRLPAYPDVPAIAEVLPGFEYSAWYGLFGPAKMPAPLVEQYARAAREALDSPTVRQRLASESLVPMGLPPAEFDKFVRSEIVRWGKVVAETGAKPE; encoded by the coding sequence ATGCAACGACGCGAACTTCTCGCCCTGCTGGCGGCCTCGGCCGCCGGCGCGCCGCTGAGCCAGGCCCAGGCGCAACCCCAGGTGGTACGGGTGCTGGTGGGCGCCACGCCCGGCGGCGGCACCGACCTGGTCGCCCGTTCGCTCGCGCAGGAGATGACACGCACCCTCGGCCGGCAGGTCATCGTCGACAACCGGCCCGGTGCCGCCGGCAACATCGCCGCGCAGGCCATCGCCAGTGCCCAGCCCGATGGCGGCAACCTGCTGCTGAGCTATACCAGCCACGCCATCAACGCATCGCTCTACACCAACCTGCCTTTCGATCCGGTGAAGGACTTCACGCCCATCTTCGGCGTGGCCAGCGCTCCGGCCATCCTGGTCACCCACCCGGACCTGCCGGCCAAGAACATCCGCGAACTGATCGCCCTGGCCAAGTCCAAGCCGGCCAAGCTCAACATCGCCATCGCCGGCATCGGCAGCGCCAACCACCTGGCCGGCGAGATGCTCAAGCGCAACGCCGGCATCGACATCGTGAGCGTGCCCTACAAGGGCACCGGCCCGGCGCTGGCCGACGTGATGGCCGGGCAGATCGACCTGGTGTTCTCGGGCGTGGCCGCGGCGCAGGAACTGATCAAGGGAGGCAAGCTCAAGGCGCTGGGCGTGAGCTCGGGCAAACGCCTGCCGGCCTACCCGGACGTGCCGGCCATCGCCGAGGTGCTGCCGGGCTTCGAATACAGCGCCTGGTACGGCCTGTTCGGCCCGGCGAAGATGCCCGCGCCGCTGGTCGAGCAATACGCCCGCGCCGCCCGCGAGGCGCTCGATTCGCCCACGGTGCGCCAGCGCCTGGCCTCCGAAAGCCTGGTGCCCATGGGGCTGCCACCGGCCGAATTCGACAAGTTCGTGCGCAGCGAGATCGTGCGCTGGGGCAAGGTCGTCGCCGAGACCGGAGCCAAACCCGAATGA
- a CDS encoding TauD/TfdA family dioxygenase: MNAVANTAGPQAWTAQQVAQDHGWIQRLSAEEVQGFRDALVHARGTGKTLLQLEQADFPLPTASRLALERAIATTQGRWGMCLVKGFPIDDWTEEETRLAYWGMGLYMGVGRTQNRASQCINDVRDEGADYKVKGGRGYNTNAGLDFHQDSCDVVALLCRRTARTGGMSKVISSIALRDRVQALRPDLIPVLQQPWFHSYQSTQDPSQPPFYRCPIFGDDPAHFCARTNRKNTVAAQRDFAEVPRLTSLQEQALDLLDQLMPSDELCYSMELERGDLQLLNNYVTLHSRTPFEDFEQPDLKRHLLRLWLSVPNSQPLPPQWQEYYGDVRAGAVRGGVRGSSISQEFLDYERRQAAVLGMAIRPWAPVVRKEEMAELLTA, encoded by the coding sequence ATGAACGCAGTGGCAAACACCGCCGGCCCGCAGGCCTGGACAGCGCAGCAAGTAGCGCAGGACCACGGCTGGATCCAGCGGCTATCGGCAGAAGAAGTGCAGGGTTTCCGCGACGCACTCGTGCATGCACGCGGCACCGGCAAGACCCTGCTGCAACTGGAGCAGGCCGACTTTCCCCTGCCGACGGCCTCGCGCCTGGCGCTGGAACGGGCGATAGCCACCACCCAGGGCCGTTGGGGCATGTGCCTGGTCAAGGGCTTTCCCATCGACGACTGGACCGAGGAAGAAACCCGCCTGGCCTACTGGGGCATGGGCCTCTACATGGGCGTGGGCCGCACCCAGAACCGCGCCAGCCAGTGCATCAACGACGTGCGTGACGAAGGCGCCGACTACAAGGTCAAGGGCGGTCGCGGCTACAACACCAACGCCGGCCTGGACTTCCACCAGGACTCCTGCGACGTGGTCGCGCTGCTCTGCCGTCGCACCGCCAGGACCGGCGGCATGAGCAAGGTGATCAGCTCCATCGCCCTGCGCGACCGGGTGCAGGCGCTGCGGCCCGACCTGATTCCGGTGCTGCAGCAGCCCTGGTTCCACAGCTACCAGAGCACGCAGGACCCGAGCCAGCCGCCGTTCTACCGTTGCCCCATCTTCGGCGACGACCCGGCCCATTTCTGCGCCCGCACCAACCGCAAGAACACCGTCGCCGCGCAGCGCGACTTTGCCGAGGTGCCGCGCCTCACCTCGCTGCAGGAACAGGCGCTCGACCTGCTCGACCAGCTCATGCCAAGCGACGAGCTCTGCTACTCCATGGAGCTCGAACGCGGCGACCTGCAGCTGCTCAACAACTACGTCACCCTGCATTCGCGCACGCCCTTCGAGGACTTCGAACAGCCCGACCTCAAGCGCCACCTGCTGCGCCTGTGGCTGTCGGTGCCGAACTCGCAACCGTTGCCGCCGCAATGGCAGGAGTACTACGGCGACGTGCGTGCCGGCGCGGTGCGCGGCGGTGTGCGTGGCAGTTCCATCTCCCAGGAATTTCTCGACTACGAACGCCGCCAGGCCGCGGTGCTGGGCATGGCGATCAGGCCCTGGGCGCCGGTGGTGCGCAAGGAAGAAATGGCCGAGCTGCTGACCGCCTGA
- a CDS encoding gluconate 2-dehydrogenase subunit 3 family protein gives MSNPDRRSFFRRSIPLVPATLIGASGAAVLADQAASAFLPATPGPAVDIRAENATTYSPTFFNADEYRFLQAAVARLIPADDRGPGALEAGVPEFIDRQMQTAYGSGALWYMQGPFMTDLPREMGYQLKLPPRDIYRLGIAAADRWCAGKLGKRFAELAAAEQDQALTALEKGAEGFDAMPSGTFFSMLLTNTREGFFSDPLHGGNKDMVGWKLIGFPGARADFMDWIERDEKYPLPPVSIHGVRAKV, from the coding sequence CAACCCCGATCGCCGGTCCTTCTTCAGAAGGTCCATTCCGCTCGTACCCGCCACGCTGATCGGCGCCAGCGGTGCCGCCGTGCTGGCCGACCAGGCCGCGAGCGCCTTCCTGCCCGCCACGCCCGGCCCGGCGGTCGACATCCGCGCCGAGAACGCGACGACATACTCGCCGACCTTCTTCAACGCGGACGAATACCGCTTTCTGCAGGCCGCCGTCGCCCGGCTGATCCCGGCCGACGACCGTGGCCCCGGCGCACTGGAAGCCGGCGTGCCCGAATTCATCGACCGCCAGATGCAGACCGCCTACGGCAGCGGCGCGCTCTGGTACATGCAGGGCCCCTTCATGACCGACCTGCCGCGCGAAATGGGCTACCAGCTCAAGCTGCCGCCGCGCGACATCTACCGCCTGGGCATCGCGGCGGCCGACCGGTGGTGTGCCGGCAAGCTCGGCAAGCGTTTCGCCGAGCTCGCTGCCGCCGAGCAGGACCAGGCCCTGACCGCGCTGGAAAAAGGCGCCGAGGGCTTCGACGCCATGCCCTCGGGCACCTTTTTCTCGATGCTGCTGACCAACACCCGCGAGGGCTTCTTCAGCGACCCGCTGCACGGCGGCAACAAGGACATGGTGGGCTGGAAGCTCATCGGTTTTCCCGGCGCCCGCGCCGATTTCATGGACTGGATCGAGCGCGACGAGAAGTACCCGCTGCCACCTGTTTCCATCCACGGCGTGCGCGCGAAGGTTTGA
- a CDS encoding isocitrate lyase/PEP mutase family protein, whose amino-acid sequence MSASPTTPTLRERLRSPEPVLAPGVYDALTALIAEQAGFEAVYLSGGAVAYTQFGRSDVGLTTAKEAADTLARITDRVRLPVIVDADTGFGNALNTQRTVRDFERAGAAMIQLEDQTFPKRCGHLDNKAVVPAAEMCGKLRAALDARHCADTLILARTDALAIEGLAAAMDRAEAYLACGVDAIFIEAVRTTDDMDAVCGRFAHRVPLLANMIEGGKTPVQSSDELGRRGFRIVIYPGGTARFAARQLQRYYASVKAHGGTREMQAEMFDFDGLNALIGTPELLARGKGYE is encoded by the coding sequence ATGAGCGCATCGCCCACCACGCCGACCCTGCGCGAACGCCTTCGCAGCCCCGAGCCGGTGCTCGCGCCCGGCGTCTACGACGCGCTCACCGCGCTCATCGCCGAGCAGGCCGGCTTCGAGGCGGTCTACCTCTCCGGCGGCGCGGTCGCCTATACCCAGTTCGGCCGTTCCGACGTCGGGCTGACCACGGCCAAGGAAGCCGCCGACACCCTGGCCCGCATCACCGACCGGGTGCGGCTGCCGGTCATCGTCGATGCCGACACCGGCTTCGGCAACGCGCTCAACACCCAGCGCACGGTGCGCGATTTCGAGCGTGCCGGCGCCGCCATGATCCAGCTGGAAGACCAGACCTTTCCCAAGCGCTGCGGCCACCTCGACAACAAGGCCGTGGTGCCCGCCGCCGAGATGTGCGGCAAGCTGCGCGCCGCGCTCGACGCCCGGCATTGCGCCGACACGCTGATCCTGGCGCGCACCGACGCGCTGGCCATCGAAGGCCTGGCCGCGGCCATGGACCGGGCCGAGGCCTACCTGGCCTGCGGGGTGGACGCGATCTTCATCGAGGCGGTGCGCACCACCGACGACATGGACGCCGTCTGCGGCCGCTTCGCGCACCGGGTGCCGCTGCTGGCCAACATGATCGAAGGCGGCAAGACGCCGGTGCAGTCGAGCGACGAGCTCGGCCGGCGGGGCTTTCGCATCGTCATCTACCCCGGTGGCACCGCGCGTTTCGCGGCGCGGCAACTGCAGCGCTACTACGCCAGCGTCAAGGCACACGGCGGCACGCGCGAGATGCAGGCCGAGATGTTCGACTTCGACGGCCTCAACGCGCTGATCGGCACGCCCGAGCTGCTGGCGCGGGGCAAGGGCTACGAGTAG
- a CDS encoding SdiA-regulated domain-containing protein: protein MKLHLRKLAIVGGALALAAWLGFIAIRYYHLDNQAGRWWRGDRIGADWNDSGKWAGESTLWLPEYRFDIENRRIEGVDRNLSGLAWDSDDNRLLATVNRPASLLILSTEGAVRSRHVLADTGDAEGIAYLGDDRVAVLLEGQRMVRIFRLPTAGHVGPMTAERSVQLDMPDSGNDGPEGLAYDQANDTLYITKERAPRGILKVPHFQHSARARATPMDMPEWVAAMPFVTDLASIEFDPVNRSLLLLSDESRMLVEIDEDGSPISTNELPASFGQLPVPQAEGVAVDDQGTIFMVSEPNLFYRLKRDTPVL, encoded by the coding sequence TTGAAGCTCCACCTCCGCAAGCTCGCCATCGTCGGCGGTGCGCTCGCCCTGGCCGCCTGGCTCGGCTTCATCGCCATCCGCTACTACCACCTGGACAACCAGGCCGGTCGCTGGTGGCGGGGCGACCGTATCGGCGCGGACTGGAACGACAGCGGCAAGTGGGCGGGCGAGTCCACGCTGTGGCTGCCGGAGTACCGCTTCGACATCGAGAACCGCCGGATCGAAGGCGTGGATCGCAACCTCTCGGGCCTGGCCTGGGACAGCGACGACAACCGCCTGCTCGCCACGGTGAACCGGCCCGCGTCGCTGCTGATTCTGTCGACCGAGGGCGCGGTGCGCAGCCGGCACGTGCTGGCCGACACCGGCGACGCCGAAGGCATCGCCTACCTGGGCGACGACAGGGTCGCGGTGCTGCTGGAAGGCCAGCGCATGGTGCGCATCTTCAGGCTGCCCACGGCTGGCCACGTCGGCCCGATGACTGCCGAGCGCAGCGTGCAACTCGACATGCCCGACAGCGGCAACGACGGCCCCGAGGGGCTGGCTTACGACCAGGCCAACGACACGCTCTACATCACCAAGGAACGCGCGCCGCGCGGCATCCTGAAGGTGCCGCATTTCCAACACTCGGCGCGGGCGCGGGCTACCCCGATGGACATGCCCGAATGGGTGGCGGCCATGCCCTTCGTGACCGACCTGGCGAGCATCGAGTTCGACCCGGTCAACCGCAGCCTGCTGCTGCTCAGCGACGAGTCGCGCATGCTGGTGGAAATAGACGAGGACGGCAGCCCGATCAGCACGAACGAGTTGCCGGCATCCTTCGGCCAGTTGCCGGTGCCGCAGGCCGAAGGCGTGGCGGTGGACGACCAGGGCACCATCTTCATGGTGAGCGAGCCCAACCTGTTCTACCGGCTCAAGCGCGACACGCCGGTGCTCTGA
- a CDS encoding GMC family oxidoreductase, with product MARTLPKTDVVVIGFGWTGAILSKELTEAGMNVVALERGPARDTDPDGVYPQTMDELTFNARKKLFVDVSKETVTIRHDVNGVAAPNRQLAAFLPGTGVGGAGLHWSGVHFRVDPVELRLRSHYEERYGKRFIPDGMTIQDFGVSYDELEPHFDFAEKVFGTSGTAWTVKGQNVGKGRGGNVFAPDRSDHFPLAAQKNSVSASLFSQAAESVGYHPYNMPSANTSGPYTNPYGAQMGPCNFCGFCSGYACYMYSKASPNVNILPALRLDPRFELRTQCQATRIELAADGKTATGVTYVDASGQEVFQPADIVALCMFQFNNVRMLLLSGIGKPYDPVQNTGVVGKNFAYQNMATLKVFFGKDQHYTNTFMGAGGNGIALDDFNADNFDHGPHGFVGGSPFWVNQAGTKPISASVTPPGTPGWGSRWKAATADYYAHHVSMDAHGAHQSYRANYLSLDPTYRDAHGQPLLRMTFDWQPNDIRMNLFMQEKLGAVAKAMGGQTVGFYGKKEGSRFDTTSYQTTHLNGGAVMGTDPATSAVNRYQQSWDVHNVFSLGASSFPQGLGYNPTGLVAALAYWTSRAIREQYLKRPGALVRV from the coding sequence ATGGCCAGAACCCTACCCAAGACCGACGTGGTCGTGATCGGCTTCGGCTGGACCGGCGCGATCCTCTCCAAGGAACTCACCGAGGCGGGCATGAACGTGGTCGCGCTCGAGCGTGGCCCGGCCCGTGACACCGACCCCGACGGCGTCTATCCACAGACCATGGACGAGCTCACCTTCAACGCCCGCAAGAAGCTCTTCGTGGACGTGTCGAAAGAGACCGTCACCATCCGCCACGACGTCAACGGCGTGGCCGCGCCCAACCGCCAGCTCGCCGCGTTTCTGCCGGGCACCGGCGTGGGCGGCGCCGGCCTGCACTGGTCGGGCGTGCATTTCCGGGTCGACCCGGTGGAGCTGCGGCTGCGCAGCCACTACGAGGAACGCTACGGCAAGCGCTTCATTCCGGACGGCATGACGATCCAGGACTTCGGCGTGAGCTACGACGAACTGGAGCCGCACTTCGACTTCGCCGAGAAGGTGTTCGGCACCTCCGGCACCGCGTGGACGGTGAAGGGGCAGAACGTCGGCAAGGGCCGGGGCGGCAATGTGTTCGCGCCCGATCGGTCGGACCACTTTCCGCTGGCCGCGCAGAAGAATTCGGTGTCGGCATCGCTGTTCTCGCAGGCTGCCGAGTCGGTGGGCTACCACCCCTACAACATGCCTTCGGCCAACACCTCGGGGCCCTACACCAACCCCTACGGTGCGCAGATGGGGCCGTGCAACTTCTGCGGTTTCTGCAGCGGATATGCCTGCTACATGTATTCCAAGGCATCACCCAACGTGAACATCCTGCCGGCGCTCAGGCTCGACCCGCGCTTCGAGCTGCGCACGCAGTGCCAGGCCACCCGCATCGAGCTCGCGGCCGACGGCAAGACGGCCACCGGCGTGACCTATGTCGACGCCTCGGGCCAGGAGGTGTTCCAGCCCGCCGACATCGTGGCGCTCTGCATGTTCCAGTTCAACAACGTGCGCATGCTGCTGCTTTCGGGCATCGGCAAGCCTTACGACCCGGTGCAGAACACGGGCGTGGTCGGCAAGAACTTCGCCTACCAGAACATGGCCACGCTGAAGGTCTTCTTCGGCAAGGACCAGCACTACACCAACACCTTCATGGGCGCGGGCGGCAACGGCATCGCGCTGGACGACTTCAACGCCGACAACTTCGACCACGGCCCGCACGGCTTCGTCGGCGGCTCGCCGTTCTGGGTCAACCAGGCCGGCACCAAGCCGATCTCGGCCTCGGTCACCCCACCCGGCACGCCCGGCTGGGGCAGTCGATGGAAAGCGGCCACCGCCGACTACTACGCCCACCACGTCTCCATGGACGCCCACGGCGCGCACCAGTCCTACCGGGCCAACTACCTGAGCCTGGACCCGACCTACCGCGACGCCCACGGCCAGCCGCTGCTGCGCATGACCTTCGACTGGCAGCCCAACGACATCAGGATGAACCTCTTCATGCAGGAGAAGCTCGGCGCCGTCGCCAAGGCCATGGGCGGCCAGACGGTCGGCTTCTACGGCAAGAAGGAAGGCTCGCGTTTCGACACCACCAGCTACCAGACCACCCACCTCAACGGCGGCGCGGTGATGGGCACCGACCCGGCCACCAGCGCGGTCAACCGCTACCAGCAGAGCTGGGACGTGCACAACGTGTTCTCGCTGGGCGCTTCGTCCTTCCCGCAGGGCCTGGGCTACAACCCGACCGGCCTGGTGGCGGCGCTGGCCTACTGGACCAGCCGCGCCATCCGCGAGCAATACCTCAAGCGCCCCGGCGCGCTGGTCAGGGTGTGA
- a CDS encoding aldo/keto reductase family oxidoreductase yields the protein MPSTNTHTTSRAGTYALGSFTVGRLGYGAMQLAGPGVFGPPQDRAGALAVLREAVESGVNHIDTSDFYGPHITNQLIREALHPYREGLTIVTKVGAMRGADASWQPALSPAQLTQAVHDNLRNLGLDVLDVVNLRSMHGLHGPAEGSLEAELTALAELQQRGLIRHIGLSNVTARQVENGRRLCEIVCVQNMFNLAQQADGALVDRLAAEGIAYVPFFPLGGFSPLQSDALSDVARQLGATPMQVALAWLLQRSPNLLLIPGTSSVGHLRENLAAASLALDADSVARLDAIAASGVVAMPADHA from the coding sequence ATGCCATCCACCAACACCCACACCACCTCCCGCGCCGGCACGTACGCCCTGGGCAGCTTTACCGTCGGCCGCCTCGGCTATGGCGCCATGCAGCTGGCCGGCCCCGGCGTCTTCGGCCCGCCCCAGGACCGCGCCGGCGCGCTGGCCGTGCTGCGCGAGGCGGTCGAATCGGGCGTGAACCATATCGACACCAGCGACTTCTACGGTCCGCACATCACCAACCAGCTGATCCGCGAGGCGCTCCACCCTTATCGCGAGGGGCTGACCATCGTCACCAAGGTCGGCGCGATGCGCGGAGCCGACGCCTCGTGGCAGCCGGCGTTGTCGCCCGCGCAGCTGACGCAGGCGGTGCACGACAACCTGCGCAACCTGGGTCTGGACGTGCTGGATGTGGTCAACCTGCGCAGCATGCACGGCCTGCACGGACCCGCCGAAGGTTCGCTCGAAGCCGAACTGACCGCGCTGGCCGAGCTGCAGCAGCGTGGCTTGATCCGCCACATCGGGCTGAGCAACGTCACCGCCCGCCAGGTGGAGAACGGCAGGCGCCTCTGCGAAATTGTGTGCGTGCAGAACATGTTCAACCTGGCACAGCAGGCCGACGGCGCCCTGGTCGACCGGCTGGCGGCAGAAGGCATCGCCTACGTGCCCTTCTTTCCGCTGGGCGGATTCAGCCCGCTGCAGTCCGACGCGTTGTCGGATGTCGCCCGACAGCTCGGCGCCACGCCGATGCAGGTGGCGCTGGCCTGGCTGCTGCAGCGCTCGCCCAACCTGCTGCTGATTCCGGGCACGTCTTCGGTCGGCCACCTGCGCGAGAACCTGGCGGCAGCGTCGCTGGCGCTGGACGCCGACAGCGTGGCGCGGCTGGACGCGATCGCCGCGTCGGGCGTCGTCGCAATGCCTGCCGACCACGCCTGA
- a CDS encoding LysR family transcriptional regulator, which produces MKIEAFATLAAVLRNGSFAAAAVECNVTPSAVSMQMKQLELYLGQPLFDRSGLQVRPTALARELGALMHGPLQGLEALRKRSGVAVEGAVRLGVIESMQPVVLPHTMRLLRERHPLLELRPVRGRSSGLTAQVKSGELDAALVAEPGKGGSARLHWAPMFRRELLLVAPASAREASAAALFRKYDWIRYDRATITGALAAQYVHAQIHETRGSLEFDSAAAIVAMVSAGLGISVLQISDPGLLKSYPVRTLRLGRGAPVVQFSLVMRKTDAGSRALEAVVDAMRTALLDGGDTARPGHRAAGD; this is translated from the coding sequence ATGAAGATCGAAGCCTTCGCCACGCTCGCGGCGGTGCTGCGCAACGGCTCTTTCGCCGCCGCGGCGGTCGAATGCAATGTCACGCCGAGCGCGGTGAGCATGCAGATGAAGCAGTTGGAGCTCTACCTCGGCCAGCCGCTGTTCGACCGCTCCGGCCTGCAAGTGAGGCCCACCGCGCTGGCCCGCGAACTGGGCGCGCTGATGCACGGTCCGCTGCAGGGCCTGGAGGCGCTGCGCAAACGCAGCGGCGTGGCGGTGGAAGGCGCGGTGCGCCTGGGCGTGATCGAGTCGATGCAGCCGGTGGTGCTGCCGCACACCATGCGATTGCTGCGCGAGCGCCATCCGCTGCTGGAGCTGCGGCCGGTGCGCGGGCGGAGTTCCGGGCTGACCGCGCAGGTCAAGAGCGGCGAGCTCGACGCGGCCCTGGTGGCCGAGCCCGGCAAGGGCGGCTCGGCCCGGTTGCACTGGGCGCCGATGTTCCGGCGCGAACTGCTGCTGGTGGCGCCGGCCAGTGCGCGCGAGGCGTCGGCGGCCGCGCTGTTTCGCAAGTACGACTGGATCCGCTACGACCGCGCCACCATCACCGGCGCGCTGGCCGCGCAGTACGTGCATGCGCAGATCCACGAAACGCGCGGCAGCCTGGAGTTCGACAGCGCCGCCGCCATCGTCGCCATGGTGAGCGCCGGGCTCGGCATTTCGGTGCTGCAGATCTCCGACCCGGGCCTGCTCAAGAGCTACCCGGTGCGCACCCTGCGGCTGGGGCGCGGCGCGCCGGTGGTGCAGTTCTCGCTGGTGATGCGCAAGACCGATGCCGGCAGCCGCGCGCTCGAAGCGGTGGTCGACGCGATGCGCACCGCCCTGCTCGATGGCGGCGACACCGCGCGGCCGGGGCACCGGGCGGCCGGCGATTGA